A portion of the Helicoverpa zea isolate HzStark_Cry1AcR chromosome 25, ilHelZeax1.1, whole genome shotgun sequence genome contains these proteins:
- the LOC124642745 gene encoding tRNA pseudouridine synthase Pus10 — MNQKSIIECCKELGCCDACCLRFLGLKSPAAYENPKQYVINALGKQGASVSPALDKQVETVPASDQTEPAATPPGAVSDPPHAASEPSPAPNEPSPAPTELSPATSEPTPDVSEPSPAASEPTPGASEPPDDANEPPNKKMKVDCVCTTCLGLLQQENWPQCNAMVKTMLDKKRYECETFACALSAPVAALLRERVVALRLRDACANYDDGALTPLKEAWKWSFGAQLARHVGLALDSGAVSPLLVTLHMEYLEEAGELEALRRVAPELFARRSASQRFAVEFTRRAVEQALAGASLAALRAAGYAAPAAASRAVCAAVSAQHAPLYLGGRYVKLSRTLPQTPWLVNGRRMLHSSVQELICAPIAALYRLDAEDAEHRLKFMSAGREDVDVRCLGDGRPFAIEITDPTRQPSEAELQQLCAQISSGGQVLVRRLVPVSREHLALLKKGEETKCKTYEALCIKLSHAADEQLPAAAPVRVTERDLQRVNAYSNCAGARVLLQQRTPIRVLHRRPLHVRPRRILALSAHAVPAQPQLLLLRLRTDAGLYVKEWAHGELGRTRPALADALQARVDILALDVAEVDLAWP, encoded by the exons AAATCCAAAACAATACGTCATTAACGCC CTAGGCAAGCAGGGGGCGTCTGTCAGCCCAGCCCTCGATAAGCAAGTGGAAACAGTGCCAGCCAGCGATCAGACAGAGCCAGCAGCCACCCCGCCTGGCGCTGTTAGTGACCCACCCCATGCTGCCAGTGAGCCATCTCCAGCTCCCAATGAGCCATCCCCAGCTCCCACTGAGCTATCCCCAGCTACCAGTGAACCAACCCCAGATGTCAGTGAGCCATCCCCAGCTGCCAGTGAACCAACCCCAGGTGCCAGTGAGCCACCGGATGATGCCAATGAGCCACCTAACAAGAAAATGAAGGTGGACTGTGTCTGCACAACCTGTCTGGGACTGCTGCAGCAAGAGAACTGGCCTCAGTGCAATGCCATGGTCAAAACAATGCTGGATAAGAAAAG GTACGAGTGCGAGACGTTCGCGTGCGCGCTGTCCGCGCCCGTCGCCGCCCTGCTGCGCGAGCGCGTCGTGGCGCTGCGTCTGCGCGACGCCTGCGCCAACTACGACGACG GTGCGCTGACGCCGCTGAAGGAGGCGTGGAAGTGGTCGTTCGGCGCGCAGCTGGCGCGGCACGTGGGGCTGGCGCTGGACTCGGGCGCCGTGTCGCCGCTGCTGGTGACGCTGCACATGGAGTACCTGGAGGAGGCGGGCGAGCTGGAGGCGCTGCGGCGCGTGGCGCCGGAGCTGTTCGCGCGGCGCTCGGCGTCGCAGCGCTTCGCGGTGGAGTTCACGCGGCGCGCGGTGGAGCAGGCGCTGGCGGGCGCGTCGCTGGCGGCGCTGCGCGCGGCGGGCTACGCGGCGCCGGCGGCCGCCTCGCGGGCCGTGTGCGCGGCCGTGTCGGCGCAGCACGCGCCGCTGTACCTGGGCGGGCGCTACGTCAAGCTGAGCCGCACGCTGCCGCAGACGCCGTGGCTGGTGAACGGGCGGCGCATGCTGCACTCGTCGGTGCAGGAGCTCATCTGCGCGCCCATCGCGGCGCTGTACCGGCTGGACGCGGAGGACGCCGAGCACCGCCTCAAGTTCATGTCGGCGGGCCGCGAGGACGTCGACGTGCGCTGCCTCGGCGACGGACGACCCTTCGCGATAGAG ATCACGGACCCGACGCGGCAGCCGAGCGAGGCGGAGCTGCAGCAGCTGTGCGCGCAGATCTCCTCGGGCGGGCAGGTGCTGGTCCGCCGCCTCGTGCCCGTCTCCCGCGAGCACCTCGCGCTGCTCAAGAAGGGCGAGGAGACCAAGTGCAAGACGTACGAGGCGCTGTGCATCAAGCTGTCGCACGCGGCCGACGAGCAGCTGCCGGCCGCCGCGCCCGTGCGCGTCACCGAGCGCGACCTGCAGCGCGTCAACGCGTACAGCAACTGCGCCGGCGCCCGCGTGCTGCTGCAGCAGCGCACGCCCATCCGCGTGCTGCACCGCCGCCCGCTGcacgtgcgcccgcgccgcatcCTCGCGCTCAGCGCGCACGCCGTGCCCGCGCAGCCGCAGCTGCTGCTGCTGCGCCTGCGCACCGACGCCGGCCTCTACGTCAAGGAGTGGGCGCACGGCGAGCTGGGCCGCACGCGCCCCGCGCTGGCCGACGCGCTGCAAGCTCGCGTCGACATCCTGGCGCTCGACGTCGCCGAGGTGGACCTGGCCTGGCCCTAG